The following proteins are encoded in a genomic region of Neurospora crassa OR74A linkage group VI, whole genome shotgun sequence:
- the sah-2 gene encoding HLH transcription factor, translated as MADPDADSPGRFQGGLDSFDISTPLQLDEPTLARHGSLNANVNDAVTNSDPTSIPSSLADTSRASTGGGPTRQYPNHSPPIGHHQQPNAYHGNGISPQQQYQQQQQQQQQAFDFNQDNISNWDLRDSPPFNSGPDFNNFGQVPHGLNIPQSWDLPVHFSINSQGLQQQGQPGQQQQGQFYPDTTGAGIDPGIYAAALSIPSPQQQSAEPISVRTNINPNIRHKLTPAQQERLKTIAMPPHLQYHSPKSAGSPDSNASMGHDKGSASSPDGLEPSKPNSRKRKSSDEVDEDDDDDDLDGHQPVKKTAHNMIEKRYRTNLNDKIAALRDSVPALRIMSKSARGEDTTEDREELHGLTPAHKLNKATVLSKATEYIRHLEKRNNRLIEENNSMHARIAAFEKLFMAGAMTGMTNPMQAPPTPIQYPQDVAAFMSTPMQTPRGPDPPGLIPIPDDMKRILSAQQMNAGRPYPVGPPAIQPGFVANPGVIRRQQIQQQQQQHQMQGRWNPYLGKMMVGSLAGLMLVEAAMEQEASNETTEGRGLYALPLQLIGSFIRSSHLSVGGYYISAIDIIAKLKLLLLGALLVWTIFPQSFFDAPKSEKPKGPTSAVQAVPSLASPIHVRRQAWLTAIQTVWVPRHNFLLEATALLLKTLKFTLRNVFGVGTYLWMTGLSEEQEAARVKAWTIALDAQLAGGDVEINRSRLTLTLLASGTLPDTPHRLMLKALHTRVLLWQLSSKFSLANLPAAKIARSRWNEARQLNMILQRTSTSPEDVLPEHLATLLEQDCDDVLNNSIVQRAHNLAFNRPTAFNLVDLTDGMNIVVEDPAVRSPMDAVAAWYSSSILQRVLLTSLARAQDGITDATQEIIDEIALAAKIAPIGSNAYLRALVARAVLVSEKRGGSIAAALKASDPSLNPDKHPEYGRGVPPLIDSPMAQIVPDHDALMALQYAMRIAHLQKFPDPPKQAIAFLNSILPGGTDQPKHEGMSLLAFTAAYCLMELLERHTVCREQCSGALERLAGALRRWVGSPQGEQVGLDGKMRQRMTDRCSSIIKSVIGMENDPGYGSMSDCEENEEGGC; from the exons ATGGCCGATCCCGATGCTGACTCGCCCGGCCGCTTCCAGGGAGGTCTGGACAGCTTCGACATCAGCACCCCGTTGCAGCTGGACGAGCCCACGCTCGCACGCCACGGCTCCCTGAACGCTAATGTTAACGACGCGGTCACCAACTCCGATCCCACCTCTATTCCCTCCTCCCTGGCCGACACTTCGAGAGCCTCAACCGGTGGTGGGCCGACTCGGCAGTATCCGAACCACTCCCCCCCGATAGGCCATCACCAGCAGCCCAATGCCTACCATGGTAACGGCATCAGCCCTCAGCAGCAgtaccaacagcaacagcagcagcagcagcaggcctTTGATTTTAACCAAGACAACATCTCCAACTGGGACCTTCGGGACTCTCCTCCGTTTAATTCCGGCCCTGACTTCAACAACTTTGGCCAGGTACCGCACGGGCTGAACATTCCCCAGAGCTGGGACCTTCCTGTCCACTTTAGCATCAACTCTCAGGGACTCCAACAACAGGGGCAACCgggacagcaacagcaaggcCAGTTCTATCCCGACACGACCGGTGCTGGCATCGATCCCGGCATCTATGCCGCTGCCCTTTCCATTCCTTCGCCACAGCAACAATCGGCCGAGCCCATCTCCGTTCgcaccaacatcaaccccAACATCCGCCACAAGCTGACTCCAGCCCAGCAAGAGAGGCTCAAGACCATCGCCATGCCGCCTCATCTCCAGTACCACTCGCCCAAGAGCGCCGGCAGTCCCGATTCCAACGCCAGCATGGGCCACGACAAGGGTTCCGCATCCTCACCAGACGGCCTCGAGCCGTCGAAGCCAAATAGCAGAAAACGAAAGTCATCGGACGAGGtcgacgaggatgacgatgacgatgatttGGATGGACACCAACCAGTAAAGAAGACGGCGCACAACATGATCGAGAAGAGGTATAGGACGAATTTGAATGACAAGATCGCCGCGCTGAGGGACAGCGTGCCTGCCTTGAGAATTATGTCAAAGAGTGCTAGGGGAGAAGATACAACCGAAGACAGGGAGGAACTTCATGGATTGACTCCGGCGCACAAGCTAAATAAAGCTACG GTTTTGAGCAAAGCTACGGAATACATTCGGCATTTGGAGAAGCGAAATAACCGCTTGATTGAGGAGAACAACAGCATGCATGCGCGAATCGCTGCATTCGAGAAGCTTTTCATGGCCGGTGCCATGACCGGCATGACTAACCCTATGCAAGCCCCGCCCACGCCCATTCAATACCCTCAGGACGTCGCAGCCTTCATGAGCACCCCGATGCAGACGCCTCGGGGTCCAGATCCTCCGGGGCTAATCCCGATACCGGACGACATGAAGCGCATCTTGTCGGCTCAACAGATGAACGCTGGACGACCGTATCCGGTGGGCCCACCGGCCATACAGCCAGGATTCGTAGCCAATCCGGGCGTCATTCGCAGACAGCAAatacaacagcagcagcagcaacaccagaTGCAAGGGCGGTGGAATCCTTATCTCGGAAAGATGATGGTGGGCTCGCTGGCCGGACTGATGCTCGTCGAGGCAGCCATGGAGCAAGAAGCCAGCAACGAAACGACCGAGGGACGAGGTCTCTACGCTCTGCCGCTACAGCTTATCGGATCCTTTATTCGCTCATCGCACCTCAGCGTTGGGGGATATTACATTTCGGCCATTGATATCATTGCCAAGCTCAAGCTTCTTTTGCTTGGTGCTCTTCTCGTTTGGACAATTTTTCCCCAAAGCTTTTTCGACGCGCCCAAGTCGGAGAAGCCAAAAGGCCCCACTTCTGCGGTTCAGGCCGTGCCCTCGCTTGCCTCGCCAATTCACGTTAGGAGACAAGCCTGGCTCACGGCTATCCAAACGGTTTGGGTGCCACGACACAATTTCTTGCTCGAAGCTACTGCGTTGTTGCTCAAGACGCTAAAGTTTACCCTTCGCAATGTGTTTGGTGTAGGGACTTATCTGTGGATGACGGGACTTAGCGAGGAACAAGAGGCCGCTCGTGTCAAGGCCTGGACCATTGCGTTGGATGCCCAGCTTGCCGGCGGCGATGTCGAGATCAATAGGAGCCGTCTCACTCTCACGCTGCTCGCTTCGGGCACCCTCCCCGACACTCCCCATCGTTTGATGCTCAAGGCACTTCACACTCGGGTCTTGCTTTGGCAGTTGAGCAGCAAATTTTCGCTTGCTAACCTTCCTGCGGCCAAGATTGCGAGGTCGAGATGGAACGAGGCCAGACAGCTGAACATGATCCTGCAGCGAACATCCACTAGCCCTGAAGATGTCCTCCCGGAGCATCTTGCCACCCTTCTCGAGCAGGACTGTGATGACGTTCTCAACAATAGCATCGTGCAGAGAGCGCACAACCTCGCCTTCAACCGCCCCACGGCCTTCAACCTGGTAGACCTAACTGACGGCATGAACATCGTCGTCGAAGACCCCGCCGTTCGTTCGCCAATGGACGCCGTCGCCGCGTGGTACTCAAGCTCCATCCTCCAGCGCGTCCTCCTCACCAGCCTCGCCAGAGCCCAAGACGGCATCACCGACGCCACTCAGGAAATCATTGACGAAATTGCCCTCGCTGCCAAGATTGCACCCATCGGTTCCAACGCCTACCTACGTGCCCTTGTGGCCCGCGCCGTCCTCGTCTCCGAGAAGCGCGGCGGTAGCATCGCCGCCGCTCTCAAGGCCTCCGACCCCTCCCTCAACCCGGACAAGCACCCCGAGTATGGCCGTGGCGTTCCCCCGCTTATCGACTCCCCCATGGCTCAGATTGTTCCCGATCACGATGCCCTCATGGCCCTCCAATACGCCATGCGCATCGCCCATCTCCAAAAGTTCCCCGACCCGCCGAAGCAAGCGATCGCGTTCCTCAACTCGATCCTTCCCGGTGGAACGGACCAGCCCAAGCACGAGGGTATGTCGCTTCTGGCGTTTACGGCGGCTTACTGCCTAATGGAGTTGCTCGAGAGGCACACGGTCTGCAGGGAGCAGTGCTCCGGTGCGCTGGAACGCTTGGCAGGCGCGCTGAGGAGATGGGTCGGAAGTCCGCAGGGGGAGCAGGTCGGTCTAGATGGAAAGATGAGGCAGAGGATGACTGACAGGTGTTCGTCGATTATCAAGTCGGTGATAGGTATGGAGAATGATCCGGGGTATGGGAGCATGAGTGATTGTGAGGAAAATGAGGAAGGAGGGTGTTAA